One Rhododendron vialii isolate Sample 1 chromosome 2a, ASM3025357v1 genomic region harbors:
- the LOC131318070 gene encoding cyclin-dependent kinase inhibitor 4-like yields the protein MGKYLRKAKTAADVALMEVAQSSLGVRTRARTLALQRLQKSSPAPATATTVAAGGSYLQLRSRRLEKPPIDHSKRQKQQQQQQQQQQGPKQTPVLSPNPNSRKSRLGVGSEFVNDEGGNLGIEKLEESFQENKNGDLGGGGGGEASCGENVLEFEGRERSTRESTPCSLIRDPESIRTPGSTTRPTCSTAASGGVQNSMPSHIPTAREMDNFFSGPEEQQQKQFMDKYNFDPVNDKPLPGRFEWAKLDPVNDKLLPGCFEWAKLNP from the exons ATGGGCAAGTACCTGAGGAAAGCAAAGACAGCAGCCGACGTGGCGCTAATGGAAGTCGCCCAGTCCTCTCTCGGCGTCCGAACCCGAGCCAGAACCCTAGCTTTGCAACGCCTCCAGAAATCATCGCCGGCGCCGgccaccgccaccaccgtcGCCGCCGGAGGGTCTTATCTGCAGCTGAGGAGCAGAAGACTCGAAAAGCCCCCAATTGATCATTCCAAGAGAcagaaacaacaacaacaacaacaacaacaacaacagggCCCTAAACAAACTCCTGTCTTAAGCCCAAACCCTAATTCGAGAAAATCAAGATTGGGTGTGGGGTCGGAATTTGTGAATGATGAGGGGGGTAATTTGGGGATAGAGAAATTGGAAGAGAGttttcaagaaaacaagaatggTGATTtgggtggtggaggtggtggtgaggCTTCTTGTGGAGAGAATGTGTTGGAATTTGAAGGTAGAGAAAG GAGTACCAGGGAGAGCACACCGTGCAGTTTGATAAGAGATCCAGAGAGCATCAGAACCCCTGGTTCTACCACTAGGCCTACCTGCTCAACTGCGGCCAGCGGGGGAGTGCAGAATTCCATGCCAAGCCACATCCCAACGGCCCGCGAAATGGACAATTTCTTCTCCGGTCCAGAAGAACAGCAACAAAAGCAATTTATGGACAA GTACAACTTCGATCCCGTGAACGATAAGCCGCTGCCAGGACGTTTCGAATGGGCAAAGCTGGATCCCGTGAACGATAAGCTGCTGCCAGGATGTTTCGAATGGGCAAAGCTGAATCCTTAG